From Streptomyces fungicidicus, one genomic window encodes:
- a CDS encoding NAD(P)-dependent oxidoreductase encodes MNAPENPPTGRHDTVTVIGLGPMGQAMTRTLLTAGHPVTVWNRTAGRADGVVTDGATLAATPGEAVEASDLVILSLTDYRAMYDILDGSTASLAGRTLVNLSSDTPDRSREASAWAAEHGATFLTGGVMVPAPMVGTEAAHVYYSGPEKTMRSGLATLSPLGTPKYLGEDPGLAQMMYQAQLTVFLTTLSGLMQATAMLGSAGMKAGEALPELLASADSIGDILRAGEENPGALLDAGEHPGDLSTVTMMGATSDHIVETGASLGLDLALPLAVRAHYRRAIEDGHGGDNWTRIIDGIRAPR; translated from the coding sequence ATGAACGCCCCAGAGAACCCTCCCACCGGCCGGCACGACACCGTCACCGTGATCGGGCTCGGCCCGATGGGCCAGGCCATGACCCGCACCCTTCTCACCGCCGGCCACCCGGTCACCGTCTGGAACCGCACCGCCGGCCGGGCCGACGGCGTCGTCACGGACGGCGCGACACTCGCCGCGACACCCGGCGAGGCGGTTGAGGCGAGTGACCTCGTGATCCTCAGCCTCACCGACTACCGGGCCATGTACGACATCCTCGACGGCTCCACCGCCTCGCTCGCCGGGCGGACACTGGTCAACCTGAGCTCCGACACTCCCGACCGCTCACGCGAGGCGTCGGCCTGGGCGGCGGAGCACGGCGCGACCTTCCTCACCGGAGGTGTCATGGTCCCGGCCCCGATGGTCGGCACGGAGGCGGCCCACGTCTACTACAGCGGCCCCGAGAAGACGATGCGGAGCGGTCTGGCGACGTTGTCACCGCTCGGGACCCCGAAGTACCTGGGCGAGGACCCGGGCCTCGCCCAGATGATGTACCAAGCCCAACTCACGGTGTTCCTGACCACCCTGTCCGGACTGATGCAGGCCACGGCGATGCTGGGCAGCGCGGGGATGAAGGCCGGCGAAGCGCTGCCGGAGCTGCTCGCCTCCGCCGACTCGATCGGCGACATCCTGCGGGCCGGCGAGGAGAATCCCGGCGCCCTGCTCGACGCCGGAGAACATCCCGGCGACCTCAGCACGGTCACCATGATGGGCGCGACGTCCGACCACATCGTGGAGACCGGCGCGTCGCTCGGCCTCGACCTCGCGCTCCCGCTGGCCGTGCGCGCCCACTACCGGCGCGCGATCGAGGACGGACACGGCGGCGACAACTGGACCCGCATCATCGACGGCAT